The Antarcticibacterium sp. 1MA-6-2 genome has a window encoding:
- a CDS encoding alpha/beta fold hydrolase — protein MSKTESRDVEKVLKEHENSGRYIEINGIKTFVLEKGSGEAVICIHGVPTSSFLYRKVVTFLANKGYRAIAVDLPGLGFSERPENYSYDFKNFAHFLIKAIDILGIEKFHLIVHDLGGPIGFALAANNNFRVASLTILNTWIDVVNFEKPLVMRPFEKKILGEAELAMITHATWPVMFSKMGVNNAHQIPAEEQKAYVDLLKKEDNGKAFLKIMRNFPGTNEDRELCYRAVKQVSYPIQAIWGADDPALKYEHYGEEIKEIAGIKEVSLLPSKHFLQEEVYNEIAELVDRQAKMIHKG, from the coding sequence ATGAGCAAAACTGAAAGTAGGGATGTCGAAAAAGTACTAAAGGAACATGAAAATTCCGGCAGGTATATAGAAATAAATGGAATTAAAACCTTTGTTCTTGAAAAAGGAAGCGGGGAAGCAGTAATTTGTATACATGGCGTGCCTACTTCATCTTTCCTGTATCGAAAAGTTGTAACCTTTCTGGCCAATAAAGGTTATCGAGCAATTGCAGTAGATCTTCCCGGACTCGGATTTTCAGAACGCCCGGAAAACTATAGCTATGACTTTAAAAATTTTGCTCATTTTTTAATTAAAGCAATTGACATACTGGGAATTGAAAAATTTCATCTAATCGTACATGATTTAGGTGGACCAATAGGTTTTGCTCTTGCCGCAAATAATAATTTTAGAGTAGCTTCTCTTACTATTTTAAACACCTGGATTGATGTGGTCAATTTTGAAAAGCCTTTGGTGATGAGACCTTTCGAGAAAAAAATATTAGGTGAAGCAGAATTGGCAATGATCACTCACGCTACCTGGCCCGTAATGTTCTCCAAAATGGGGGTTAACAATGCTCACCAAATTCCGGCGGAAGAGCAAAAAGCTTATGTGGACCTACTAAAGAAAGAAGATAACGGAAAAGCATTTTTGAAGATCATGCGCAATTTTCCCGGTACCAATGAGGACAGGGAGCTGTGTTATAGGGCAGTAAAACAGGTTTCATATCCTATACAAGCGATTTGGGGCGCAGATGACCCAGCTTTAAAATACGAACATTACGGGGAGGAAATTAAAGAGATAGCAGGAATAAAAGAAGTTTCTTTACTTCCCTCCAAACACTTTTTACAGGAAGAGGTTTATAATGAAATTGCAGAATTAGTTGACAGGCAGGCTAAAATGATACATAAGGGTTAA
- a CDS encoding SDR family oxidoreductase: MRSFEGKVALITGGSKGIGYGVAEALLNLDMRVAITSRSEDSAVNAAKQLTQLGRGRVLGLVADVRNYESQQKAVNVIMEKWGQLDVVVANAGIGHFGSIEDLSLEEWQNTIDTNLSGVFYSIKAALPALRKSQGYVITISSLAGTNFFEGGAAYNASKFGVTGMTQAIMLDVRNHGVKVSTIMPGSVATHFNDHEPSDKDSWKIQKEDIGDLVVSLLRMNPRALPSKIEIRPSQPPQK; this comes from the coding sequence ATGAGATCATTTGAAGGAAAAGTTGCCCTTATTACGGGTGGGAGTAAAGGTATTGGATATGGTGTGGCAGAAGCACTGTTAAACCTGGATATGAGAGTGGCAATTACAAGTCGAAGTGAAGATTCAGCAGTGAATGCTGCAAAACAACTTACTCAATTAGGAAGGGGTAGAGTACTGGGACTTGTAGCAGATGTTAGAAATTATGAAAGCCAGCAGAAGGCTGTAAACGTTATAATGGAAAAATGGGGTCAGCTTGATGTTGTGGTGGCGAACGCAGGAATAGGACATTTTGGCTCTATTGAGGATCTTAGCCTGGAGGAATGGCAAAATACTATCGACACAAACCTTAGTGGAGTTTTCTACAGCATAAAAGCTGCACTTCCTGCACTTAGAAAATCACAGGGATATGTAATAACCATCTCAAGTCTTGCAGGCACTAATTTCTTTGAAGGAGGAGCGGCTTATAATGCAAGCAAATTTGGGGTCACAGGAATGACTCAGGCTATCATGCTGGATGTGAGAAATCATGGGGTGAAGGTAAGTACAATCATGCCGGGATCTGTTGCTACTCATTTCAATGATCACGAACCTTCAGATAAAGATTCATGGAAAATCCAAAAAGAGGATATCGGGGATTTGGTAGTGAGTCTTCTCCGAATGAATCCGAGAGCACTTCCCAGTAAAATTGAAATACGACCTTCCCAACCTCCTCAAAAATAA